In the Colletotrichum higginsianum IMI 349063 chromosome 7 map unlocalized unitig_7, whole genome shotgun sequence genome, one interval contains:
- a CDS encoding Bile acid 7-alpha produces the protein MPEKIYISPETAEAIRRKMSQYCRFADGLEWDRFDTIMLPTLTFEAIEPDGTVLVQNGVPYRWESREAWVTHFSEKFKVLQTMHLVDPGDLEQVAEDEVKAVFGVIWHAGTRGTEAGLHSTGGGHYYETWKKVDGDWYMASCSMKRLYSKVQGV, from the coding sequence ATGCCCGAAAAGATCTACATCTCCCCCGAAACGGCGGAGGCCATCCGCCGCAAAATGTCCCAATACTGCCGCTTCGCTGACGGCCTCGAATGGGACCGCTTCGACACCATCATGCTGCCCACCCTCACCTTTGAGGCCATCGAGCCGGACGGCACCGTGCTCGTCCAAAACGGTGTTCCGTACCGCTGGGAGTCGCGCGAGGCCTGGGTTACGCACTTCAGCGAAAAGTTCAAGGTCCTGCAGACGATGCACCTCGTCGACCcgggcgacctcgagcaggtggccgaggacgaggtcaaggccgtgTTCGGGGTGATCTGGCACGCGGGCACGCGGGGCACCGAGGCCGGATTGCATTCGACGGGCGGGGGGCACTATTACGAGACGTGGAAGAAGGTTGACGGGGATTGGTACATGGCAAGTTGCTCGATGAAGAGGCTGTACTCGAAGGTCCAGGGGGTTTGA
- a CDS encoding Acyl transferase, with the protein MPREEVYDLRPYGWENDPEVERFRLSTLDYLTVLSYNHYAIFFRLDDSAKPRAVEVLKTGLERTLAQTRHLNGRIEKDPWGGYSFTKKKDDTVRFVVQWLDDPEDADKYPSFDDIERAHYTTLALGDLGLWAVEPMTYGEKPEVELEQSPITSAFKANFVRGGLVFSLHSHHYAADVMGWAGFVHQLAENCYAFANGTYYPVWDPACSDLSRLLKEEPPEEEKVEGPPAPDKHPDHMDASSYLFHLPKSKAARLKELAKPEDGTWVSTYDAFTAFVWRHVTRLRAPIFKPAPDSKLIWSEAIDMRPRMHSPKPPARIQQNVMFVALSTTASVQQPTVSELISEWPFWKVARYVRQMTDSVTQENLDEALKMVAKIRVKSSLSTRVDSRPPMSIGQSDHRSADIVSADFGFAKPATYRYLMSHVSNNGVLVYPSRDPSTESDEGPEIVVMYEKDLAQTLIDDPIWKEFFEYRGIYA; encoded by the coding sequence ATGCCTAGAGAAGAGGTCTACGACCTTCGCCCATATGGATGGGAGAACGATCCGGAAGTGGAGAGATTCAGGCTCTCTACTCTAGACTATCTAACGGTTCTGTCATATAATCACTATGCCATCTTCTTCCGGCTCGACGATTCCGCGAAGCCTAGagccgtcgaggtcctcaagACGGGTCTCGAGAGGACTCTCGCGCAAACTCGACACTTGAACGGACGCATCGAGAAAGATCCCTGGGGCGGCTACTCCTtcaccaagaagaaggacgacaccGTCCGCTTCGTCGTCCAGTGGCTCGACGACCCCGAGGATGCAGACAAGTATCCGTCCTTTGACGACATCGAGAGAGCCCATTACACCACCCTCGCGCTGGGTGACCTCGGGCTCTGGGCCGTTGAGCCCATGACCTACGGCGAGAAGCCCGAAGTCGAGTTGGAGCAAAGCCCCATCACCTCGGCCTTCAAGGCGAACTTTGTTCGTGGTGGTCTCGTCTTCAGCCTCCACAGTCACCATTATGCGGCCGACGTCATGGGCTGGGCCGGCTTTGTCCaccagctcgccgagaacTGCTACGCGTTCGCCAACGGGACCTATTATCCCGTATGGGACCCGGCCTGCAGCGATCTCTCCCGGCTCCTCAAAGAAGAGCccccggaggaggagaaggtggAAGGGCCCCCAGCACCCGATAAACATCCCGATCATATGGACGCGTCCTCCTATCTGTTCCACCTTCCAAAGAGCAAAGCCGCACGTCTGAAGGAGCTGGCGAAGCCCGAGGACGGCACCTGGGTTTCGACTTATGACGCTTTCACCGCCTTCGTCTGGCGACACGTAACCCGCCTCCGGGCCCCAATCTtcaagccggcgccggactCCAAGCTCATCTGGTCCGAAGCAATCGACATGCGTCCGCGGATGCACAGCCCGAAGCCGCCCGCGCGCATCCAGCAAAACGTCATGTTCGTCGCTCTGTCTACGACGGCGTCCGTCCAGCAGCCCACGGTGTCTGAGTTGATATCGGAGTGGCCGTTCTGGAAGGTGGCCCGCTACGTTCGCCAGATGACGGACAGCGTCACGCAGGAGaatctcgacgaggcgctgAAGATGGTGGCGAAGATCCGCGTAAAGTCCAGCCTCAGCACCCGCGTCGACTCGCGCCCGCCCATGTCGATTGGGCAGTCGGACCATCGCAGCGCGGATATCGTCTCGGCCGACTTTGGCTTCGCGAAGCCTGCCACGTACCGGTACTTGATGAGCCACGTCTCGAACAACGGTGTCCTCGTATACCCCTCGCGAGACCCTTCGACCGAGTCGGACGAGGGCCCGGAGATTGTCGTCATGTATGAGAAAGATCTGGCTCAGACGCTTATTGACGACCCCATTTGGAAGGAGTTCTTTGAATACAGAGGGATATATGCCTGA